The DNA sequence ACTTTGGGCTCGCCGTTCAAGGCTCAATTTAGTTGGTGCTCACGTTAATGTTTTTACAGGTGAATGGACACAGAAGGTAACATTCTTTTTAACATTATTACTTTGTAAAACATGCAACTTTGAGTCAGTAGATGTAGTATCAAGATAAGGGGTTCTTAATCATCATACTCTATGGGAAAATCAGATATAAAACTTAAGTTAATTCATCTGGAGTTTGAAAAGCCGACCGCAATAATAATAGTGGTTAATTTTACTCCGGCTTGAAACTGGGGCATTTATGTTGTGAATAACTCTACTTTAAGAAATAGAAGTTGGCATATACATTAGGGGTAGGCCTCACCTTACTATTTTAAACAACGTTGTATATCCTTGTTTCGATTTTATATTAATGATACTGATCAACCTTCTCCAATCGGCTATAGAGAAATAGAACTAACTAATCCTAAGGAAAAGTCGAGAAACTCAAGCCACTGTTCTTGAACAACTTGCAGTTGACGGATTTAGAGTTAACTCACCCTCGCAGGATCTCTACTACCACATTATTGATTTCTATGTTGTTAGTTTGACAGACCCTTAGGCCATCTTTTGGGGACCTGATATGATTGTACTAGACTAAACATGCTAAGCCAATGCTTCTGGGATATCCATTATTACTAAGTGGGATTGGTCATCCTGCTAACTTGGGATTGTGAACCTGCAAGGATCCCACTGTCCCATTAAATTGCCTAAATTGTGTCCCAAATGCATAACTGGGGTTCTTATCCTATCTGAATGTCTAGTCCGACCTTCGAAAGACCTGAATTAGATTTATTTATAGGGTAGTTAGTAGTTTATTCTTTTTTGTCACTTTTTTATGATgtgttggtattttcttttttctttagaTTTCTGTGCCGGCATCAAGCACTCTTCTCTGCTATGTTCTTCGTGAGCATTACCTATACTTATGTTTCTCTGTTTCTATGCAGGATGCTGGAATAGGAACTAGTATTGACTCTTTCTATGAGTATCTTCTAAAGGTGTGTAACATCAATTGGAAAGGTGAAACTTTTCTGTAGCTATTACAATTATATTTTTGAAATGGGCATTAGCACGTTTTCAGTCACTAGGTCCGATACTTGATATCCTTATGTCAGCACTGATTACAAAAGCTCCTGGAAGTTaaattggaaagataaggtaaCTAGGACTAAAAAGCTGCAGTGCTAGTTTTGGTATTTTTTGGGGTTAAGAGGGAGACATCAGACAAAGTAATCACTGTGATTGTTGGAAGACAATGCATTCTTGTTAATGTAAAAGTTTTGTGGTTTGATTACAGGGAGCTTTGACCTGTCATTTTCAGCAGTTTGGTTTAGCCCCTCAGGACCTTTACAATAAGTGATGTTGAGGAGTCCTTGTTTTTTATAGTTATTTTAGCAGGAAAACCATAGTCCCCCTTCCTAGTTTTTTCTAAGCCTTGATTTGGTGGTTAAGCCTTTGTAGACTcgtatgtttttattttatattgggTTTACATGGTTTTTGTGTATTCATAGCCcaaaccctgcgtaaagcgggagccttgtgcactgggtacgaccttttatgtttttttttttttttttcccccctACTATCATTGTTTACCATTACAGGCTTATTTATTGTTTGGAGATGAAGAGTATCTTTTCATATTTCAAGAAGCTTATGCCGCTGCTATGCACCATCTTTACAATGATCCTTGGTAAATGCTGTAACTATTTTAATTTCTCTATAGGTTTTTATTCTCCTTAACTAATAGCACGCCAATTTTACTTACGCTTGTAGGTATGTAGAGGTAAATATGGATTCTGCTGCTGTTGTCTGGCCATTATTTAACAGTTTGCAAGCATTCTGGCCCGGACTTCAGGTTTGTAACATGTTGTTAAAGATTAACATTTCTACAGTGGAGACTGGATAATTCAAAATTGCCCATTAGGTTTCAGTGAGACTGATTACCTTATATTTTGGAAGGTTTTAGCTGGAGATATTGATCCTGCCATTCGAACACATGCTGCCTTCTTTAGTGTGTGGAAAAGATATGGTTTTACTCCAGAGGGCTTTAATCTTGCTACGCTCAGTGTGCAGGTACcataataatgttttttttcccCCTATCCTAATACCAATTTTATCATTCTTATTTTACTAATAGTACTGTGAATAGGAGCTTGCTTGTGTCTTTATGAATGATTTGATGCATCTAATTAAAAACCAATTTTCATAAGTGAAAACTACATAGCTGTATTTTGGGGTATGTTAGATAAAAATTTTCGTAAGGTTATCAGCACTTGTGTTCTAGCTTTGATTTGTGAATGGTTAGGTAAAAATTTCCATAGTGCTCTTCTTATCCCACAGGCAATATTAGATGGTCAGACAGGTTGTAGTTTGAGGTGTGAACTTTTGGCCTGTTTAAGCCTCTGGTATATGGAGCTGTTATATGAATTCACGAATAGTAGGCAGTCCATGAATATTTCTAGACCAGTGTCCCtattaacaaattaattaaacttaGCTTCTCTGGTAGCACATCCGTCCTTTCTCACTCTCTCGgttttttgtttcatatttttattgttttgactTTCTTGGAATTATGCTCTCTATAGTATGGATTTTAAATTTCactttagggtaaattacacaaaactacctcaactatgggtcgaacgacactttcatacctcatcttttaaaaatgacaatgtcatacctcatcttacgaatttgttccaatgtcagacctccgtcagtttttctgttatttTCTCTGTTAAATGCTAACGTGGCTAGAGATGGGGCCCACTCGCTAATCCaactggattaaaaaataattaaatattaaaaaattaaaaatgaaattatgtttttatataaaattgtggGATCCACCTCTACAAACCCTTCCCCACCCGTccccccaaccttcctccaCCCGTCTCCCCCATTCCTTTCTTCTTCGATGAAACCACCAACCCAGTCCTTGTCTCCGGCTACCCCACCAAAAACAGAATCTAGAACGCCGGTCGTCTCCTTCGTCTTCCCTCACTCCCTCCTCTGTCTGACAAATCTGGGAAATAAAAATGGAAATGGGATTTCAAAGGGGAAATGGGATCGAACAAATCTctcctccttttctctctagaacaCCGGTCATCTCCTTCGTCTTCCCTCGCTCCCTCCTCTGTcccccttcttcctcctccttaaaCACAATCAAATTTCCTTCACCTAAAACATGAAACAACACCATGTAACATTCAAGActttaaaaaattgcaaaattcatcaaaatttcaGAGCACATTACATGCAAACCCAGATCTGCCCCCAAAACGAATAAATTCAATTACAAATCCGCATTAAAAAACCAATAAATTTAGTAACAAATCAACACCAAAAACAGAACCCAAAAGCCAAAAAGTTCTAAAATTTCATAGAAATTCGAAATTCGAAATTGGAAAACTTTTTGGATACTTTGAACTAGTGGCAGGGCTTTGCATGCCATGAGTTGCAGAGAGACCATCACGGACAAACCTTCCATGTGCACTAGGAGGAGGgccattttcttaattttttcacCTTCCCTCCCTCCAAAACGGAGCCGTGGAACCCCAGCCATTCCTCGAGGTTCGTCAAATTGCGGAGCTCTGCGTCCCCATCAAAGGAGTTTTCGATCGGAAAAACTTCTAGGTTGGCGATCTAGAGCTTGACGGCCTGGAAGGTGACTTCGAGTTGGTCACAGGGAATGGCCTCGCATTTCGGGAAGCCCAACGACGGCTTCAGATTTGTCAAAGGGAGGAGGGGGTGGGATGATGAGGAGATTGATATATTGGAAGATGGTATGACGAGGTCTGTACGAGCGATGTTGGGTTTTGTCGGAGAAGAGAGGTTGAGGTGGGGGTAGCCGGAGACGAGGACTGGGTTGGTGGTTTTGTCGGAGAAGAGAGGTTGAGGGGGGGTAGCTGGAGACAAGGACTGGGTTGGTGGTTTCATCGGAGAAGAAAGGAATGGGGGAGACGGGtggaggaaggttggggggACGGGTGGGGAAGGGTTTGTAGAGGTGGATCCCACaattttatatataatttttttttaaaattttttaatatttaattattaaaaatatatttaattattttttaatctagttggattagtgagtgggctCCATCtctagccacgtcagcatttaacagagaaattaacagaaaaactgacgaaGGTTTGACATTagaacaaattcgtaagatgaggtatgacattgtcatttttaaaagatgaggtatgatagTGTCGTTCGAcctatagttgaggtagttttgtgtaatttacccttcacTTTACTATATCAACTCCGTTTGTAATATTTAAGTCTACATTTGTTTTTAGCATGGACAAAGAAGTTATCCACTGCGTCCAGAATTAATGGAGAGCACATATTGGCTCTATAAGGCAACTAGAGATCCAAAGTAAGTTCAGAAATACTTCTAATTTTGGGACCCTTTTTCAGGTTTTGTTATAAAGGGAATATGTAAAAAAGGACATTTACGTTAGTTTAAAGAAAATGACACTTCAGTATAGGCTTTAGTCatcttttgtatttttttgtaGGTATCTTGATGCTGGACGAGACATGATTGCCAGCTTGCAGCACAGTGCACGATGCCCCTGTGGATTTTGTCATATATCAGATGTTGAGTTCCACAAGCAGGAAGATCACATGGAGAGCTTTTTCCTGGCAGAAACGGTAAGAACTTTGAAGTcgaatgttttttctttttctttttttcttcatgtaGTCTCTCAGTAGAGTAAGATTATTATTGACAAATATCCGTCTGATGGTAGTGGGTTAATTGGGAGTTGAGAGTCTTGGGTACTCTTTATCCTGCTGCTACTAGCATCACTGTATCGTGTTcgatttttacaatcatttatctttattttgttttctttttcatcttCTATTACACAATATTAACAACCTGTAGTATAATTAGGTTAAATACCTGTGGCTTCTTTTTGATTTGGCTGTGGGACCAGATAACCTTGTTGAAAATGGGCCATACAAGTAAGTTCTGCACATTCCTTTCATGATGCTTCAGTGCGGGAACTTATCTCAATAAAAGAGCTAAGATATCTATATTTTCCATATCTGGTGAAAATGTCTCATATTTGCCttgtttggtgaaaatgtttacATTTGCAGGTACATATTTAGTACCGAAGGCCACTTATTGCCTGCAACCCCTGAAATAGCTCTTGCGCAGGAACATTGTTCATATTTTGGGGCTTATTGTAACACTGGCAACATTAGAAATGAATCTCAAGCTTCCGATGTTCCAAGTAATTCTCAAGAAACTTATGATGGTAGCTTATATGGAAGGGTCCGCACTGGAATTCCTTCAGACTCGTCTTTGTTGGATTCTACCTCTATATCAGGATTGATAAAAGTGAGAATTGCATACCAGGCGTTTCTCTTCTTGAATCTATTATGCATGTCCTACTGGATTTTAGTTCGTGCTCGCTCTGcagtcttttcttttttaatgtgCTTGTGGCTCTTATAATTTGAAGCCttgtttttgttaaatttagtGGGATGAGGAACTGGGGTATTTTTTGGAATTATAGCAAAGTTAAATGTTTCTAATTGGAAACTAAAAACTacagaaaatacataattaagtttttttgtttgggtcgtaaaatttatgtgttgtAATAGTATCACTTTGAAGTCAGACTGAAAATTTCTCTCTGTGCAGGGGGTTTGCCAAGGACTAACTCATGGGCAGAAATTTGGTATATCATATGTGTCCTCAAGCCACAAAGCTCCTGAGAAGTCCAGAAACCAAAGACAATCGAACGTTGCTGAGAGCCAGTCAGTGATGATTGTCGGAAGCCAAACTTCTGATTATTCATCATCAGAGAACAAGAATTACCATGAGAAATCTCCGGAATCAAGTGACGGAAGACCAGGGAGGAACACACCTCAAAAATCATGACAGCGCTGTTTTATTCGATTGAACTTGTTTTTAGCCTCGTAATAATCACAATCTCAGCTGCCTCGGTGATTCTTAAGTTCTACAAATAGGTCTTTGACAAACAGGGGGATTCTGGTAAAGGGGCTGGTATGTCAAACTTGTTCATTCTGTTATCTAGAAGCCTGGAACTGCTTGAGATTCTTAACTTCGGACTTCATGTAAATTACCCGGAAATTGCTTACAGAGAAAACATGGAGCTCACGGGTGGAAACATGAACAATGAAGTTATGTTGAAGATCTGCCTTGCTGGTTCTACTGCCCCTGATACCCCAACACTGGCATGTGGTCACTTGCTAGGCTCATGTAACTCGGCGTATTGTAGCATAACATACgtacattttcattttctttccggTAGGTCTCAAAAGTCTGTTTTTGAAACTGGGGGTCATCGGCTTCGGTATGAATAGGAATTCAGATATTCTTGGAGAAGGGGAAGGAGCTGGACATTTTCGCTCATGGAACTTATGTCAGAGGACCGAATATAGTGAGATACCTTAGTTTTACATGTATTCTAAATACAAACACAGGTGAGAGGCTTACATAGAGTTACAGCTGATTCTTTGTTGGCTTATGCCCGTTTGGTGGAGGATTGGCGACTTTGAGGTCAAGGTTGTTTTTAAGAATTATAAGTTGTTTTGAATCCCATTATCTACTCCTTTACGGTTTTCAAGATCGATTGTTTGAACTCCAATGGCATTGTAGCTCAAGTGGTTAAGAGTATTCACACATGCTACTCACGGT is a window from the Malus domestica chromosome 16, GDT2T_hap1 genome containing:
- the LOC103404014 gene encoding alpha-mannosidase I MNS4, whose product is MEALKSSLPILSFFLLLSLHSDSFIRTALADGVTPAEAKQLRDEVREMFYHAFNGYMEHAFPLDELRPHSCAGEDSLGGYALTLIDSLDTLALLGDREHFAASVEWIGKTLRFDINKTVSVFETTIRVLGGLLSAHLIASDYSTGMKIPTYDNQLLTLAEDLARRLLPAFDTPSGIPFGSVNLMHGVDEHESKITSTAGGGTLTLEFGVLSRLTKDPIFEQVTKNAVRGLWARRSRLNLVGAHVNVFTGEWTQKDAGIGTSIDSFYEYLLKAYLLFGDEEYLFIFQEAYAAAMHHLYNDPWYVEVNMDSAAVVWPLFNSLQAFWPGLQVLAGDIDPAIRTHAAFFSVWKRYGFTPEGFNLATLSVQHGQRSYPLRPELMESTYWLYKATRDPKYLDAGRDMIASLQHSARCPCGFCHISDVEFHKQEDHMESFFLAETVKYLWLLFDLAVGPDNLVENGPYKYIFSTEGHLLPATPEIALAQEHCSYFGAYCNTGNIRNESQASDVPSNSQETYDGSLYGRVRTGIPSDSSLLDSTSISGLIKGVCQGLTHGQKFGISYVSSSHKAPEKSRNQRQSNVAESQSVMIVGSQTSDYSSSENKNYHEKSPESSDGRPGRNTPQKS